One Panicum virgatum strain AP13 chromosome 3N, P.virgatum_v5, whole genome shotgun sequence DNA segment encodes these proteins:
- the LOC120665318 gene encoding arginyl-tRNA--protein transferase 2-like isoform X4 has product MADGASSSGGARDGGETVVIDYGRRRTTCGYCRSSGPTSISHGMWANSLKADDYQALLDRGWRRSGCFLYKPEMERTCCPSYTIRLKANDFICSKEHGRVLKKMQRFLDGELDPQVGSPQCKASPTKRSLSEPLNSPISKVSKVSANEFQAATCPNFLKEDEFISCLSSKINEAIDTYFQGVVLGSTVQLPKAVVKTVKPQVKKKVGEAMQENKAGVQDLVYTCNISFQIVAAVRRALPKEKSANQTEVLADLSPNSVAEKLVTTMGHLGELAGFEVKACNGHLNFYSSANSAMQNYTGDAVPAQASDKASRSKQGSVNKISAKHPQKRKSLEIRMSTSHFDPEEFALYRKYQTKVHKENTVTESSYRRFLVDTPIVFVPPKSGDNTVPPCGFGSFHQQYRIDGKLVAVGVVDILPKCLSSKYLFWDPDLAFLSLGKYTALKEIDWVKTAQEHCPSLQYYYLGYYIHSCNKMRYKAAYRPSELLCPVRYEWIHYDLAKPLLDRSQYSILSDYATMQDETPQLQICGPSDDSSAKVDHHESPSDEDDEDVNDYESEMMIDEELVDSEKADTTECGSSIKDIENITLDLNGSKVKYKQVFGAIERRHLNALEGQLSRYAKVVGKELSDRMVYCLS; this is encoded by the exons ATGGCCGACGgcgccagcagcagcggcggtgcGCGGGACGGGGGCGAGACGGTGGTGATTGACTACGGCCGGCGCCGCACGACCTGCGGCTACTGCCGATCCTCCGGGCCCACGAGCATCTCCCACG GTATGTGGGCTAATAGTTTGAAAGCTGATGATTACCAAG CTCTTCTTGACCGTGGGTGGAGGAGATCTGGTTGTTTTCTCTACAAACCTGAGATGGAACGAACATGCTGTCCCTCATATACGATACGCTTGAAGGCAAATGATTTCATTTGTTCAAAAGAGCATGGTCGTGTGCTTAAAAAGATGCAAAG GTTCCTTGATGGTGAACTTGATCCCCAGGTTGGAAGTCCACAATGTAAGGCAAGCCCTACAAAACGTTCACTCAGTGAACCTTTGAACTCACCTATCTCAAAAGTATCTAAGGTATCAGCAAATGAGTTTCAAGCAGCCACATGCCCAAATTTCTTGAAAGAAGATGAGTTCATCAGTTGTTTGTCAAGCAAAATCAATGAGGCAATTGATACATACTTCCAAGGGGTGGTATTAGGTTCTACTGTTCAACTCCCCAAAGCTGTTGTGAAGACTGTTAAACCTCAGGTCAAGAAGAAAGTAGGAGAAGCAATGCAAGAAAATAAAGCAGGAGTGCAAGATTTGGTGTACACATGTAATATAAGTTTCCAGATAGTGGCAGCAGTCAGACGTGCATTGCCTAAAGAAAAAAGTGCTAATCAAACTGAAGTACTAGCAGATCTTTCTCCAAATTCTGTCGCAGAAAAGCTGGTCACGACAATGGGACATCTTGGAGAACTAGCTGGTTTTGAAGTAAAAGCTTGTAATGGCCATCTTAATTTCTATTCGTCTGCCAATTCGGCAATGCAGAACTATACCGGTGATGCTGTACCTGCTCAAGCTTCAGATAAAGCTAGCAGGTCAAAGCAAGGCTCTGTGAACAAAATTTCTGCAAAGCATCCTCAGAAAAGGAAAAGCCTGGAGATTAGGATGAGCACATCTCATTTTGACCCAGAGGAGTTTGCTTTGTACCGAAAGTATCAGACAAAGGTGCATAAGGAGAATACAGTTACGGAAAGCTCATACAGGAGATTTCTAGTAGATACACCAATTGTGTTTGTACCCCCAAAGAGTGGTGATAATACAGTTCCACCATGTGGGTTTGGGTCTTTTCATCAGCAGTACAGGATTGATGGAAAACTTGTGGCTGTTGGTGTAGTTGATATACTTCCTAAATGTTTGTCAAGCAAGTACTTGTTCTGGGATCCTGACCTTGCTTTCCTATCACTTGGAAAGTATACAGCTCTGAAGGAGATAGATTGGGTCAAGACAGCACAGGAACACTGTCCCAGCCTCCAGTACTACTATCTTGGTTACTATATACATTCTTGCAATAAGATGAGATACAAAGCTGCATATCGACCATCAGAACTTCTGTGTCCAGTCCGTTACGA GTGGATTCACTACGATTTAGCCAAGCCTCTACTGGATAGGAGTCAATATTCCATTCTGTCTGATTATGCTACAATGCAAGATGAAACCCCCCAGCTTCAGATTTGTGGCCCTTCAGATGACTCTTCAGCAAAAGTTGACCACCACGAGTCTCCCAGCGACGAGGATGACGAAGATGTAAACGACTATGAATCAGAAATGATGATTGACGAAGAGTTAGTTGATTCAGAAAAAGCCGATACAACTGAGTGTGGTTCCAGCATAAAGGACATTGAAAATATCACCCTAGACCTCAATGGTTCTAAAGTTAAATATAAG CAAGTGTTTGGGGCAATCGAGAGGCGACACCTCAATGCGCTAGAAGGGCAACTGAGCAGATACGCCAAAGTTGTTGGGAAGGAGCTATCTGATCGGATGGTATATTGCCTGTCTTGA
- the LOC120665318 gene encoding arginyl-tRNA--protein transferase 2-like isoform X3, with protein sequence MADGASSSGGARDGGETVVIDYGRRRTTCGYCRSSGPTSISHGMWANSLKADDYQALLDRGWRRSGCFLYKPEMERTCCPSYTIRLKANDFICSKEHGRVLKKMQRFLDGELDPQVGSPQCKASPTKRSLSEPLNSPISKVSKVSANEFQAATCPNFLKEDEFISCLSSKINEAIDTYFQGVVLGSTVQLPKAVVKTVKPQVKKKVGEAMQENKAGVQDLVYTCNISFQIVAAVRRALPKEKSANQTEVLADLSPNSVAEKLVTTMGHLGELAGFEVKACNGHLNFYSSANSAMQNYTGDAVPAQASDKASRSKQGSVNKISAKHPQKRKSLEIRMSTSHFDPEEFALYRKYQTKVHKENTVTESSYRRFLVDTPIVFVPPKSGDNTVPPCGFGSFHQQYRIDGKLVAVGVVDILPKCLSSKYLFWDPDLAFLSLGKYTALKEIDWVKTAQEHCPSLQYYYLGYYIHSCNKMRYKAAYRPSELLCPVRYEWIHYDLAKPLLDRSQYSILSDYATMQDETPQLQICGPSDDSSAKVDHHESPSDEDDEDVNDYESEMMIDEELVDSEKADTTECGSSIKDIENITLDLNGSKVKYKDLQQVFGAIERRHLNALEGQLSRYAKVVGKELSDRMVYCLS encoded by the exons ATGGCCGACGgcgccagcagcagcggcggtgcGCGGGACGGGGGCGAGACGGTGGTGATTGACTACGGCCGGCGCCGCACGACCTGCGGCTACTGCCGATCCTCCGGGCCCACGAGCATCTCCCACG GTATGTGGGCTAATAGTTTGAAAGCTGATGATTACCAAG CTCTTCTTGACCGTGGGTGGAGGAGATCTGGTTGTTTTCTCTACAAACCTGAGATGGAACGAACATGCTGTCCCTCATATACGATACGCTTGAAGGCAAATGATTTCATTTGTTCAAAAGAGCATGGTCGTGTGCTTAAAAAGATGCAAAG GTTCCTTGATGGTGAACTTGATCCCCAGGTTGGAAGTCCACAATGTAAGGCAAGCCCTACAAAACGTTCACTCAGTGAACCTTTGAACTCACCTATCTCAAAAGTATCTAAGGTATCAGCAAATGAGTTTCAAGCAGCCACATGCCCAAATTTCTTGAAAGAAGATGAGTTCATCAGTTGTTTGTCAAGCAAAATCAATGAGGCAATTGATACATACTTCCAAGGGGTGGTATTAGGTTCTACTGTTCAACTCCCCAAAGCTGTTGTGAAGACTGTTAAACCTCAGGTCAAGAAGAAAGTAGGAGAAGCAATGCAAGAAAATAAAGCAGGAGTGCAAGATTTGGTGTACACATGTAATATAAGTTTCCAGATAGTGGCAGCAGTCAGACGTGCATTGCCTAAAGAAAAAAGTGCTAATCAAACTGAAGTACTAGCAGATCTTTCTCCAAATTCTGTCGCAGAAAAGCTGGTCACGACAATGGGACATCTTGGAGAACTAGCTGGTTTTGAAGTAAAAGCTTGTAATGGCCATCTTAATTTCTATTCGTCTGCCAATTCGGCAATGCAGAACTATACCGGTGATGCTGTACCTGCTCAAGCTTCAGATAAAGCTAGCAGGTCAAAGCAAGGCTCTGTGAACAAAATTTCTGCAAAGCATCCTCAGAAAAGGAAAAGCCTGGAGATTAGGATGAGCACATCTCATTTTGACCCAGAGGAGTTTGCTTTGTACCGAAAGTATCAGACAAAGGTGCATAAGGAGAATACAGTTACGGAAAGCTCATACAGGAGATTTCTAGTAGATACACCAATTGTGTTTGTACCCCCAAAGAGTGGTGATAATACAGTTCCACCATGTGGGTTTGGGTCTTTTCATCAGCAGTACAGGATTGATGGAAAACTTGTGGCTGTTGGTGTAGTTGATATACTTCCTAAATGTTTGTCAAGCAAGTACTTGTTCTGGGATCCTGACCTTGCTTTCCTATCACTTGGAAAGTATACAGCTCTGAAGGAGATAGATTGGGTCAAGACAGCACAGGAACACTGTCCCAGCCTCCAGTACTACTATCTTGGTTACTATATACATTCTTGCAATAAGATGAGATACAAAGCTGCATATCGACCATCAGAACTTCTGTGTCCAGTCCGTTACGA GTGGATTCACTACGATTTAGCCAAGCCTCTACTGGATAGGAGTCAATATTCCATTCTGTCTGATTATGCTACAATGCAAGATGAAACCCCCCAGCTTCAGATTTGTGGCCCTTCAGATGACTCTTCAGCAAAAGTTGACCACCACGAGTCTCCCAGCGACGAGGATGACGAAGATGTAAACGACTATGAATCAGAAATGATGATTGACGAAGAGTTAGTTGATTCAGAAAAAGCCGATACAACTGAGTGTGGTTCCAGCATAAAGGACATTGAAAATATCACCCTAGACCTCAATGGTTCTAAAGTTAAATATAAG GACCTTCAGCAAGTGTTTGGGGCAATCGAGAGGCGACACCTCAATGCGCTAGAAGGGCAACTGAGCAGATACGCCAAAGTTGTTGGGAAGGAGCTATCTGATCGGATGGTATATTGCCTGTCTTGA
- the LOC120665317 gene encoding uncharacterized protein LOC120665317: MESATAAVRGAGASLARARAAFVRGGGARGPRRVVGAGGLAARGRRRRALVAVASLHEPLPSRAQEGHVPAAPQANEEEVHGMIGSAAAETSSPPVVSGKTVRVRFVLEEQGALDQSVYLVGDDPALGIWDPANAIPLELAESHGWILEKDLPANKLIEFKFLLRDSSGKLNWQNGPNRIFQTGETVNTLVVYEDWGDVKKQKIAEEVGVASVGIEEVVVTDDSESRDESVQAVVLEDELQMDDDQVVNEVNEDESFVAEDDENLAVPTNESVQEDSLKTNEANPQEPMMQKEPEIIEDLHEMVDMENGSALCADENSAEKTEEDDILSEDGVPVENGLTSTYEHDLLWGWRALQELLMNLGIKMDTT, encoded by the exons ATGGAGTCTGCGACGGCGGCCGTCCGCGGCGCTGGCGCGTCGCTGGCGCGGGCCCGGGCCGCGTTCGTccgcgggggcggcgcgcgggggccgcGGCGCGTGGTTGGGGCTGGTGGCCTCGCGGCGCGCGGACGCCGGCGGAGGGCGCTCGTCGCCGTGGCCTCGCTCCACGAGCCGCTCCCGTCGCGCGCGCAGGAGGGTCACGTACCGGCGGCGCCGCAG GCTAATGAGGAGGAGGTCCATGGGATGATTGGTTCTGCTGCGGCTGAAACCTCGTCTCCACCAGTTG TTTCTGGTAAGACGGTGCGTGTCAGATTCGTGCTGGAGGAGCAAGGCGCGCTGGACCAGAGCGTCTACCTCGTCGGCGACGACCCGGCGCTCGGCATCTGGGATCCGGCGAACGCGATTCCTCTGGAGTTGGCGGAAAGCCACGGCTGGATCTTAGAGAAA GATTTACCTGCCAACAAGCTGATTGAGTTCAAGTTCTTGCTGCGAGACTCCTCGGGTAAGTTGAACTGGCAGAATGGGCCTAATAGGATCTTTCAGACAGGTGAAACAGTGAACACTTTGGTCGTCTATGAAGATTGGGGTGATGTGAAGAAACAGAAAATAGCAGAAGAGGTGGGAGTAGCATCTGTTGGGATCGAGGAAGTGGTTGTTACAGATGACAGTGAAAGCAGAGATGAATCTGTTCAAGCGGTTGTTTTAGAAGATGAGCTCCAAATGGATGATGATCAGGTCGTGAACGAAGTCAATGAAGACGAATCCTTTGTTGCTGAGGACGACGAGAATTTAGCCGTTCCCACAAATGAATCTGTTCAAGAGGATTCGCTGAAGACAAATGAAGCTAACCCACAAGAG CCAATGATGCAGAAGGAACCGGAAATTATAGAAGACCTTCATGAGATGGTAGACATGGAGAACGGCAGTGCTTTGTGTGCTGATGAGAACTCTGCTGAAAAGACTGAAGAAGATGATATCTTGTCTGAGGATGGTGTTCCAGTTGAGAATGGATTGACCAGTACTTATGAACATGATTTGCTTTGGGGTTGGAGGGCCCTGCAGGAGCTGCTGATGAACCTAGGCATCAAAATGGATACTACATGA
- the LOC120665318 gene encoding arginyl-tRNA--protein transferase 2-like isoform X1: MADGASSSGGARDGGETVVIDYGRRRTTCGYCRSSGPTSISHGMWANSLKADDYQALLDRGWRRSGCFLYKPEMERTCCPSYTIRLKANDFICSKEHGRVLKKMQRFLDGELDPQVGSPQCKASPTKRSLSEPLNSPISKVSKVSANEFQAATCPNFLKEDEFISCLSSKINEAIDTYFQGVVLGSTVQLPKAVVKTVKPQVKKKVGEAMQENKAGVQDLVYTCNISFQIVAAVRRALPKEKSANQTEVLADLSPNSVAEKLVTTMGHLGELAGFEVKACNGHLNFYSSANSAMQNYTGDAVPAQASDKASRSKQGSVNKISAKHPQKRKSLEIRMSTSHFDPEEFALYRKYQTKVHKENTVTESSYRRFLVDTPIVFVPPKSGDNTVPPCGFGSFHQQYRIDGKLVAVGVVDILPKCLSSKYLFWDPDLAFLSLGKYTALKEIDWVKTAQEHCPSLQYYYLGYYIHSCNKMRYKAAYRPSELLCPVRYEWIHYDLAKPLLDRSQYSILSDYATMQDETPQLQICGPSDDSSAKVDHHESPSDEDDEDVNDYESEMMIDEELVDSEKADTTECGSSIKDIENITLDLNGSKVKYKVHTHNLTSNMKDENGPRRSAHRNGDMSAAGTDFAFVVFIRKLARTFSKCLGQSRGDTSMR; encoded by the exons ATGGCCGACGgcgccagcagcagcggcggtgcGCGGGACGGGGGCGAGACGGTGGTGATTGACTACGGCCGGCGCCGCACGACCTGCGGCTACTGCCGATCCTCCGGGCCCACGAGCATCTCCCACG GTATGTGGGCTAATAGTTTGAAAGCTGATGATTACCAAG CTCTTCTTGACCGTGGGTGGAGGAGATCTGGTTGTTTTCTCTACAAACCTGAGATGGAACGAACATGCTGTCCCTCATATACGATACGCTTGAAGGCAAATGATTTCATTTGTTCAAAAGAGCATGGTCGTGTGCTTAAAAAGATGCAAAG GTTCCTTGATGGTGAACTTGATCCCCAGGTTGGAAGTCCACAATGTAAGGCAAGCCCTACAAAACGTTCACTCAGTGAACCTTTGAACTCACCTATCTCAAAAGTATCTAAGGTATCAGCAAATGAGTTTCAAGCAGCCACATGCCCAAATTTCTTGAAAGAAGATGAGTTCATCAGTTGTTTGTCAAGCAAAATCAATGAGGCAATTGATACATACTTCCAAGGGGTGGTATTAGGTTCTACTGTTCAACTCCCCAAAGCTGTTGTGAAGACTGTTAAACCTCAGGTCAAGAAGAAAGTAGGAGAAGCAATGCAAGAAAATAAAGCAGGAGTGCAAGATTTGGTGTACACATGTAATATAAGTTTCCAGATAGTGGCAGCAGTCAGACGTGCATTGCCTAAAGAAAAAAGTGCTAATCAAACTGAAGTACTAGCAGATCTTTCTCCAAATTCTGTCGCAGAAAAGCTGGTCACGACAATGGGACATCTTGGAGAACTAGCTGGTTTTGAAGTAAAAGCTTGTAATGGCCATCTTAATTTCTATTCGTCTGCCAATTCGGCAATGCAGAACTATACCGGTGATGCTGTACCTGCTCAAGCTTCAGATAAAGCTAGCAGGTCAAAGCAAGGCTCTGTGAACAAAATTTCTGCAAAGCATCCTCAGAAAAGGAAAAGCCTGGAGATTAGGATGAGCACATCTCATTTTGACCCAGAGGAGTTTGCTTTGTACCGAAAGTATCAGACAAAGGTGCATAAGGAGAATACAGTTACGGAAAGCTCATACAGGAGATTTCTAGTAGATACACCAATTGTGTTTGTACCCCCAAAGAGTGGTGATAATACAGTTCCACCATGTGGGTTTGGGTCTTTTCATCAGCAGTACAGGATTGATGGAAAACTTGTGGCTGTTGGTGTAGTTGATATACTTCCTAAATGTTTGTCAAGCAAGTACTTGTTCTGGGATCCTGACCTTGCTTTCCTATCACTTGGAAAGTATACAGCTCTGAAGGAGATAGATTGGGTCAAGACAGCACAGGAACACTGTCCCAGCCTCCAGTACTACTATCTTGGTTACTATATACATTCTTGCAATAAGATGAGATACAAAGCTGCATATCGACCATCAGAACTTCTGTGTCCAGTCCGTTACGA GTGGATTCACTACGATTTAGCCAAGCCTCTACTGGATAGGAGTCAATATTCCATTCTGTCTGATTATGCTACAATGCAAGATGAAACCCCCCAGCTTCAGATTTGTGGCCCTTCAGATGACTCTTCAGCAAAAGTTGACCACCACGAGTCTCCCAGCGACGAGGATGACGAAGATGTAAACGACTATGAATCAGAAATGATGATTGACGAAGAGTTAGTTGATTCAGAAAAAGCCGATACAACTGAGTGTGGTTCCAGCATAAAGGACATTGAAAATATCACCCTAGACCTCAATGGTTCTAAAGTTAAATATAAGGTACATACACATAATCTGACCTCAAATATGAAAGATGAAAATGGTCCTAGGCGCTCTGCGCACAGAAATGGGGACATGTCGGCAGCAGGCACTGATTTTGCGTTTGTAGTCTTCATCAGGAAATTAGCCAG GACCTTCAGCAAGTGTTTGGGGCAATCGAGAGGCGACACCTCAATGCGCTAG
- the LOC120665318 gene encoding arginyl-tRNA--protein transferase 1-like isoform X5, with translation MERTCCPSYTIRLKANDFICSKEHGRVLKKMQRFLDGELDPQVGSPQCKASPTKRSLSEPLNSPISKVSKVSANEFQAATCPNFLKEDEFISCLSSKINEAIDTYFQGVVLGSTVQLPKAVVKTVKPQVKKKVGEAMQENKAGVQDLVYTCNISFQIVAAVRRALPKEKSANQTEVLADLSPNSVAEKLVTTMGHLGELAGFEVKACNGHLNFYSSANSAMQNYTGDAVPAQASDKASRSKQGSVNKISAKHPQKRKSLEIRMSTSHFDPEEFALYRKYQTKVHKENTVTESSYRRFLVDTPIVFVPPKSGDNTVPPCGFGSFHQQYRIDGKLVAVGVVDILPKCLSSKYLFWDPDLAFLSLGKYTALKEIDWVKTAQEHCPSLQYYYLGYYIHSCNKMRYKAAYRPSELLCPVRYEWIHYDLAKPLLDRSQYSILSDYATMQDETPQLQICGPSDDSSAKVDHHESPSDEDDEDVNDYESEMMIDEELVDSEKADTTECGSSIKDIENITLDLNGSKVKYKVHTHNLTSNMKDENGPRRSAHRNGDMSAAGTDFAFVVFIRKLARTFSKCLGQSRGDTSMR, from the exons ATGGAACGAACATGCTGTCCCTCATATACGATACGCTTGAAGGCAAATGATTTCATTTGTTCAAAAGAGCATGGTCGTGTGCTTAAAAAGATGCAAAG GTTCCTTGATGGTGAACTTGATCCCCAGGTTGGAAGTCCACAATGTAAGGCAAGCCCTACAAAACGTTCACTCAGTGAACCTTTGAACTCACCTATCTCAAAAGTATCTAAGGTATCAGCAAATGAGTTTCAAGCAGCCACATGCCCAAATTTCTTGAAAGAAGATGAGTTCATCAGTTGTTTGTCAAGCAAAATCAATGAGGCAATTGATACATACTTCCAAGGGGTGGTATTAGGTTCTACTGTTCAACTCCCCAAAGCTGTTGTGAAGACTGTTAAACCTCAGGTCAAGAAGAAAGTAGGAGAAGCAATGCAAGAAAATAAAGCAGGAGTGCAAGATTTGGTGTACACATGTAATATAAGTTTCCAGATAGTGGCAGCAGTCAGACGTGCATTGCCTAAAGAAAAAAGTGCTAATCAAACTGAAGTACTAGCAGATCTTTCTCCAAATTCTGTCGCAGAAAAGCTGGTCACGACAATGGGACATCTTGGAGAACTAGCTGGTTTTGAAGTAAAAGCTTGTAATGGCCATCTTAATTTCTATTCGTCTGCCAATTCGGCAATGCAGAACTATACCGGTGATGCTGTACCTGCTCAAGCTTCAGATAAAGCTAGCAGGTCAAAGCAAGGCTCTGTGAACAAAATTTCTGCAAAGCATCCTCAGAAAAGGAAAAGCCTGGAGATTAGGATGAGCACATCTCATTTTGACCCAGAGGAGTTTGCTTTGTACCGAAAGTATCAGACAAAGGTGCATAAGGAGAATACAGTTACGGAAAGCTCATACAGGAGATTTCTAGTAGATACACCAATTGTGTTTGTACCCCCAAAGAGTGGTGATAATACAGTTCCACCATGTGGGTTTGGGTCTTTTCATCAGCAGTACAGGATTGATGGAAAACTTGTGGCTGTTGGTGTAGTTGATATACTTCCTAAATGTTTGTCAAGCAAGTACTTGTTCTGGGATCCTGACCTTGCTTTCCTATCACTTGGAAAGTATACAGCTCTGAAGGAGATAGATTGGGTCAAGACAGCACAGGAACACTGTCCCAGCCTCCAGTACTACTATCTTGGTTACTATATACATTCTTGCAATAAGATGAGATACAAAGCTGCATATCGACCATCAGAACTTCTGTGTCCAGTCCGTTACGA GTGGATTCACTACGATTTAGCCAAGCCTCTACTGGATAGGAGTCAATATTCCATTCTGTCTGATTATGCTACAATGCAAGATGAAACCCCCCAGCTTCAGATTTGTGGCCCTTCAGATGACTCTTCAGCAAAAGTTGACCACCACGAGTCTCCCAGCGACGAGGATGACGAAGATGTAAACGACTATGAATCAGAAATGATGATTGACGAAGAGTTAGTTGATTCAGAAAAAGCCGATACAACTGAGTGTGGTTCCAGCATAAAGGACATTGAAAATATCACCCTAGACCTCAATGGTTCTAAAGTTAAATATAAGGTACATACACATAATCTGACCTCAAATATGAAAGATGAAAATGGTCCTAGGCGCTCTGCGCACAGAAATGGGGACATGTCGGCAGCAGGCACTGATTTTGCGTTTGTAGTCTTCATCAGGAAATTAGCCAG GACCTTCAGCAAGTGTTTGGGGCAATCGAGAGGCGACACCTCAATGCGCTAG
- the LOC120665318 gene encoding arginyl-tRNA--protein transferase 2-like isoform X2 codes for MADGASSSGGARDGGETVVIDYGRRRTTCGYCRSSGPTSISHGMWANSLKADDYQALLDRGWRRSGCFLYKPEMERTCCPSYTIRLKANDFICSKEHGRVLKKMQRFLDGELDPQVGSPQCKASPTKRSLSEPLNSPISKVSKVSANEFQAATCPNFLKEDEFISCLSSKINEAIDTYFQGVVLGSTVQLPKAVVKTVKPQVKKKVGEAMQENKAGVQDLVYTCNISFQIVAAVRRALPKEKSANQTEVLADLSPNSVAEKLVTTMGHLGELAGFEVKACNGHLNFYSSANSAMQNYTGDAVPAQASDKASRSKQGSVNKISAKHPQKRKSLEIRMSTSHFDPEEFALYRKYQTKVHKENTVTESSYRRFLVDTPIVFVPPKSGDNTVPPCGFGSFHQQYRIDGKLVAVGVVDILPKCLSSKYLFWDPDLAFLSLGKYTALKEIDWVKTAQEHCPSLQYYYLGYYIHSCNKMRYKAAYRPSELLCPVRYEWIHYDLAKPLLDRSQYSILSDYATMQDETPQLQICGPSDDSSAKVDHHESPSDEDDEDVNDYESEMMIDEELVDSEKADTTECGSSIKDIENITLDLNGSKVKYKVHTHNLTSNMKDENGPRRSAHRNGDMSAAGTDFAFVVFIRKLASKCLGQSRGDTSMR; via the exons ATGGCCGACGgcgccagcagcagcggcggtgcGCGGGACGGGGGCGAGACGGTGGTGATTGACTACGGCCGGCGCCGCACGACCTGCGGCTACTGCCGATCCTCCGGGCCCACGAGCATCTCCCACG GTATGTGGGCTAATAGTTTGAAAGCTGATGATTACCAAG CTCTTCTTGACCGTGGGTGGAGGAGATCTGGTTGTTTTCTCTACAAACCTGAGATGGAACGAACATGCTGTCCCTCATATACGATACGCTTGAAGGCAAATGATTTCATTTGTTCAAAAGAGCATGGTCGTGTGCTTAAAAAGATGCAAAG GTTCCTTGATGGTGAACTTGATCCCCAGGTTGGAAGTCCACAATGTAAGGCAAGCCCTACAAAACGTTCACTCAGTGAACCTTTGAACTCACCTATCTCAAAAGTATCTAAGGTATCAGCAAATGAGTTTCAAGCAGCCACATGCCCAAATTTCTTGAAAGAAGATGAGTTCATCAGTTGTTTGTCAAGCAAAATCAATGAGGCAATTGATACATACTTCCAAGGGGTGGTATTAGGTTCTACTGTTCAACTCCCCAAAGCTGTTGTGAAGACTGTTAAACCTCAGGTCAAGAAGAAAGTAGGAGAAGCAATGCAAGAAAATAAAGCAGGAGTGCAAGATTTGGTGTACACATGTAATATAAGTTTCCAGATAGTGGCAGCAGTCAGACGTGCATTGCCTAAAGAAAAAAGTGCTAATCAAACTGAAGTACTAGCAGATCTTTCTCCAAATTCTGTCGCAGAAAAGCTGGTCACGACAATGGGACATCTTGGAGAACTAGCTGGTTTTGAAGTAAAAGCTTGTAATGGCCATCTTAATTTCTATTCGTCTGCCAATTCGGCAATGCAGAACTATACCGGTGATGCTGTACCTGCTCAAGCTTCAGATAAAGCTAGCAGGTCAAAGCAAGGCTCTGTGAACAAAATTTCTGCAAAGCATCCTCAGAAAAGGAAAAGCCTGGAGATTAGGATGAGCACATCTCATTTTGACCCAGAGGAGTTTGCTTTGTACCGAAAGTATCAGACAAAGGTGCATAAGGAGAATACAGTTACGGAAAGCTCATACAGGAGATTTCTAGTAGATACACCAATTGTGTTTGTACCCCCAAAGAGTGGTGATAATACAGTTCCACCATGTGGGTTTGGGTCTTTTCATCAGCAGTACAGGATTGATGGAAAACTTGTGGCTGTTGGTGTAGTTGATATACTTCCTAAATGTTTGTCAAGCAAGTACTTGTTCTGGGATCCTGACCTTGCTTTCCTATCACTTGGAAAGTATACAGCTCTGAAGGAGATAGATTGGGTCAAGACAGCACAGGAACACTGTCCCAGCCTCCAGTACTACTATCTTGGTTACTATATACATTCTTGCAATAAGATGAGATACAAAGCTGCATATCGACCATCAGAACTTCTGTGTCCAGTCCGTTACGA GTGGATTCACTACGATTTAGCCAAGCCTCTACTGGATAGGAGTCAATATTCCATTCTGTCTGATTATGCTACAATGCAAGATGAAACCCCCCAGCTTCAGATTTGTGGCCCTTCAGATGACTCTTCAGCAAAAGTTGACCACCACGAGTCTCCCAGCGACGAGGATGACGAAGATGTAAACGACTATGAATCAGAAATGATGATTGACGAAGAGTTAGTTGATTCAGAAAAAGCCGATACAACTGAGTGTGGTTCCAGCATAAAGGACATTGAAAATATCACCCTAGACCTCAATGGTTCTAAAGTTAAATATAAGGTACATACACATAATCTGACCTCAAATATGAAAGATGAAAATGGTCCTAGGCGCTCTGCGCACAGAAATGGGGACATGTCGGCAGCAGGCACTGATTTTGCGTTTGTAGTCTTCATCAGGAAATTAGCCAG CAAGTGTTTGGGGCAATCGAGAGGCGACACCTCAATGCGCTAG